The following is a genomic window from Candidatus Binataceae bacterium.
TGCGAAACTCGACGGCGTCTCGATCTTCGTCCTCGACGAGGCCGACCGCATGCTGGATATGGGCTTCGTTCGCGACGTCCGCCGGATCGTAGCGGCGCTGCCGAAGCGACGTCAGACCCTGCTCTTCTCCGCGACCATGCCCGCGGACATCGCGCGCCTCGCCGCGGAGATCCTGACGGATCCGCTGCGCGTCGAGGTGACGCCGCAGGCAACAACGGTGGAACTCATCGACCAGCGCGTCTATCACGTCGATGCCGGCAATAAGCGCGCGCTCCTCGCGGAAGTCCTGCGCGATCCGACACTCTCCCGCGTCATCGTCTTCACCCGCACTAAGCACGGCGCCAATCGCGTGAGCGAGCATCTGAGCCGAAGCGGCGTGGCTGCCGAGGCGATCCACGGCAACAAGTCGCAGACCGCGCGGCAGCGCGCGCTCGAGAACTTCCGCCGCGGACGCGCGCGGGTGCTGGTCGCAACCGACATCGCCGCGCGCGGCATCGACATCGACGGCATCACCCATGTCGTCAACTTCGAGCTCCCGAACGTTCCCGAGAGCTACGTGCATCGGATCGGCCGAACCGCGCGCGCGGGCGCGAGCGGAATCGCCCTCTCCTTCTGCGCACACGATGAGCGGTCTTATCTCGTCGACATTGAGCGTCTGATCGGCCGTCGCATCGCGGTGGTGAACGACCACGGCTTCCGTGCCGTACCCGTGGCGAACCCGCGGCCGCAGGCTGCCGCGCCCGCCCGCAATCGTCACCACCGCCGGCGACGGTAATCTCGCGCCCTCCCTCCTCGAGGGGGAGGGGCTAATCTCAGCTCCGTATCGGCAAAGTCGGCGGAAAAATCCGCTCTGTCGGACGATGCGCGTGGTCGCCCGCGGGCGCGCGCGCGAGCGCGTCGCGCTGCCCGCGGTTCATCGCCTCGGCGGCGGCCTGCATGTCGATCGTCGTCACCTCGCCGTCGCGGACCACCTGACGGCCGTCCACGAAGACATCCGTGATCGCGCGCTCGAGCCCGCTGAAGATGAGGCTCTTCAGGGGATCGTAGAGCGGCTGCAGGCTCGGGTGCCGGAGATCGACCAGCGACAGATCGGCCTTGCAGCCGGGCGCAAGGCGGCCGATGTCGTCGCGGAGCAACGCCTTTGCCCCGCCGACCGTCGCGGCGTGGAAGACCTCCGCCAGGTCCGTCGCTTCGACGTTGGTCGCCGCGACCTTGCAGAGCGCCGTCGCCCAGCGCATCTCCTCGACGAAATTGTGCGGGAAAGTGTCGGTGCCGAGCCCGATGTTGATGCCGAGCTTTCGGTACTTCCCGAAATTCTCGAGGAGGATGCCGCGCCGGACGAACACGTTCGGGCAATGCGCGACCGACGCCTTGGAGCTCGCCATGCGCTCGAGATCGCCCCGCATAGGCCAGCGGATCCAGCTGTGCTCGTCGACGAAGATGCAGTGCGCGACGATCGCACCCTCATAGAGGAACCCGATGTCGTGGAGCCACTGGATCGGCGTCTTGCCGTGGCGCGCCACCATCTCCCGGAACTCGACCACACTCTGCGAGGCGTGGATTTGCACGGGGACGTTACGCGCCTTCGCGGCTTCGACGCTCGCGAGGAGCAGCTCCTCCGTGCAGGTGTCGACCTGCGCGGGGGCGAGCATGCCGAAGAGCCGGCCGCTGTTGTGGCGCTTCGCCGCGTCTACGACCTCGAGCGCCGCTGCCATCGCCTCGCGGCCGGCAGCCTCGTTCCACTCGTACTCCACGCGATGTCCGTTGGGCGTGAACCAGCGTGCGGAGCGGTAGGAAGGCGCGACGCAGGCGCGGATGCCCGTCCCCGCGAGGTCCTCCAGCCAGCCTGCTCGCGCCATCGAATAATCCGTGAAGGTCGTGACACCGCTTTTCAGGAGCTCGCCCACTGCAAAGAGCATCGCCGCACGCTTCGCCTCGTCGTCCGGCCGCACCAGCAGCATGAACTCGTAGAGCGAGCTCATGCCGAGCCGCAGCGAGCCGCGCTCTTCCATGAGGCCTTTATTGAAGGGCTCGGAGGCCGGGTGCGAGTGGATGTTGACGAAGCCCGGCAG
Proteins encoded in this region:
- a CDS encoding DEAD/DEAH box helicase, whose translation is MTTSFTDLGIAEPLLRALAAEGYAEPTPIQGSAIPHLLQGRDLLGIAQTGTGKTAAFALPMLQQLAARRERAAPRSCRSLILTPTRELAAQIGESFRGYGRYLGLRHAVIFGGVGQQPQVDALARGPDILVATPGRLLDLMQQGHAKLDGVSIFVLDEADRMLDMGFVRDVRRIVAALPKRRQTLLFSATMPADIARLAAEILTDPLRVEVTPQATTVELIDQRVYHVDAGNKRALLAEVLRDPTLSRVIVFTRTKHGANRVSEHLSRSGVAAEAIHGNKSQTARQRALENFRRGRARVLVATDIAARGIDIDGITHVVNFELPNVPESYVHRIGRTARAGASGIALSFCAHDERSYLVDIERLIGRRIAVVNDHGFRAVPVANPRPQAAAPARNRHHRRRR
- a CDS encoding amidohydrolase family protein, with the protein product MTVTLVRNADWVVAWNEAASRHDYLTNADLAFEGDRIVFVGRGYRGPAEREIDGRGRMALPGFVNIHSHPASEPFNKGLMEERGSLRLGMSSLYEFMLLVRPDDEAKRAAMLFAVGELLKSGVTTFTDYSMARAGWLEDLAGTGIRACVAPSYRSARWFTPNGHRVEYEWNEAAGREAMAAALEVVDAAKRHNSGRLFGMLAPAQVDTCTEELLLASVEAAKARNVPVQIHASQSVVEFREMVARHGKTPIQWLHDIGFLYEGAIVAHCIFVDEHSWIRWPMRGDLERMASSKASVAHCPNVFVRRGILLENFGKYRKLGINIGLGTDTFPHNFVEEMRWATALCKVAATNVEATDLAEVFHAATVGGAKALLRDDIGRLAPGCKADLSLVDLRHPSLQPLYDPLKSLIFSGLERAITDVFVDGRQVVRDGEVTTIDMQAAAEAMNRGQRDALARAPAGDHAHRPTERIFPPTLPIRS